In a genomic window of Halobiforma lacisalsi AJ5:
- a CDS encoding carbohydrate ABC transporter permease: protein MSRHSNTDTNASTVGESRRLPLALERGLPALDGATLRAHVGLLLVVCLMALPLVIAALISFGTRATFTSVSELSLETAARNYHEVLFRYDMGQYMLNSLLMSVIVVVGKLAVSLLAALAIVYYRFPFKNAVFAVVLLTLMLPVPVRIVPLFQLAADLGWANSFAALTIPYLASATTVFLLRQHFLSIPVSLVESAKLDGVGPLRFLAFVLIPMSKGMIAGVSVIMFIYSWNQYLWPLLIVDDQSMQVAQVGIRLLQGVVESGDIAWPLLMAGSIVTLLPPLAVLIIFRKPLLETFGVE from the coding sequence ATGTCACGACACTCGAACACCGACACGAACGCGTCCACCGTTGGCGAGTCCCGACGGCTTCCGCTCGCCCTCGAGCGTGGGTTGCCCGCCCTCGACGGCGCGACGTTGCGAGCCCACGTTGGCCTGCTACTGGTGGTCTGTCTGATGGCACTGCCGCTGGTGATCGCAGCGCTCATCAGCTTCGGCACGCGGGCGACGTTCACCAGCGTCTCGGAGCTATCGCTCGAGACGGCAGCCCGGAACTACCACGAGGTGCTGTTCCGATACGATATGGGCCAGTACATGCTCAACTCGCTGCTCATGTCGGTCATCGTCGTGGTCGGCAAACTGGCCGTCTCGCTGCTGGCGGCGCTGGCGATCGTCTACTACCGGTTCCCGTTCAAGAACGCCGTCTTCGCGGTCGTCCTGCTGACGCTAATGCTGCCGGTTCCGGTCCGGATCGTCCCGCTGTTCCAGCTTGCGGCCGATCTCGGCTGGGCGAACTCGTTCGCGGCGTTGACGATTCCCTACCTCGCGAGCGCGACGACCGTCTTCTTGTTGCGCCAGCACTTCCTGTCGATTCCGGTTTCGCTCGTCGAGTCGGCGAAACTCGACGGCGTCGGTCCCCTCCGGTTCCTCGCGTTCGTCCTGATTCCGATGTCGAAGGGCATGATCGCAGGCGTTTCCGTGATCATGTTTATCTACTCGTGGAATCAGTACCTCTGGCCGCTGCTGATCGTCGACGACCAGTCGATGCAGGTCGCGCAGGTCGGTATCCGCCTCCTGCAAGGGGTCGTCGAGTCCGGCGACATCGCCTGGCCGCTGCTGATGGCCGGCTCGATCGTCACGCTGCTGCCGCCGCTTGCCGTCCTGATCATCTTCCGGAAACCGCTGCTCGAGACCTTCGGGGTGGAATAA
- a CDS encoding ABC transporter ATP-binding protein, which produces MASIELTDLTKRFDDVTAVDGIDLEVRDGEFLVVVGPSGCGKSTTLRCIAGLESPTDGRIHIGDEDVTAQEPHERDIAMVFQNYALYPHMTAERNMTFGMQSATDFSSAEIDQRVAEAAATLGIDDLLDRTPSALSGGEQQRVALGRAIVRDPAVFLMDEPLSNLDAKLRVQMRTELSRLHEELGTTTVYVTHDQTEAMTLGDRVVVMNDGHVQQVDTPQELYDYPSNRFVAEFIGDPAMNMLEVTVDEAPSGPIVRHEAFTIELPGTPELEELDGDRAVLGFRPEDASIADRGASPAGSAPDRRQTGRGDSERTTGPIEATVQVTEPLGDTLLCYCRAGDDEFKVQTAPRTGRAAGDAVTLTLDADRLHLFDLETGKAIYHSDSDSDSDTDRERRAATPEP; this is translated from the coding sequence ATGGCATCGATCGAACTCACGGATCTGACGAAACGCTTCGACGACGTCACCGCCGTCGACGGGATCGACCTCGAGGTACGCGACGGGGAGTTCCTCGTCGTCGTCGGTCCCTCGGGCTGTGGCAAGTCGACGACGCTGCGGTGTATCGCCGGCCTCGAGTCGCCGACCGACGGACGGATCCACATCGGCGACGAGGACGTAACCGCGCAGGAACCCCACGAGCGAGACATCGCGATGGTGTTCCAGAACTACGCGCTGTACCCGCACATGACCGCCGAGCGGAACATGACCTTCGGGATGCAGTCGGCGACCGACTTCTCGAGCGCAGAGATCGACCAGCGAGTGGCGGAAGCGGCCGCAACGCTCGGCATCGACGACCTGCTCGATCGGACGCCCTCGGCGCTGTCCGGCGGGGAACAACAGCGGGTCGCGCTCGGCCGCGCCATCGTCCGCGATCCGGCCGTGTTCCTGATGGACGAACCGCTCAGCAATCTCGACGCGAAGCTGCGCGTCCAGATGCGGACCGAACTGTCCCGACTCCACGAGGAACTGGGGACGACGACGGTCTACGTCACCCACGATCAGACCGAGGCAATGACGCTTGGCGATCGGGTCGTCGTCATGAACGACGGGCACGTTCAGCAGGTCGATACGCCCCAGGAACTCTACGACTACCCGTCGAACCGGTTCGTCGCCGAGTTCATCGGCGACCCCGCGATGAACATGCTCGAGGTGACCGTCGACGAGGCCCCGTCCGGTCCGATCGTCCGCCACGAGGCGTTTACGATCGAACTGCCGGGCACGCCGGAACTCGAGGAGTTGGACGGCGACAGGGCGGTCCTCGGCTTCCGGCCGGAGGACGCCTCGATCGCGGATCGCGGTGCGTCGCCGGCCGGTAGTGCTCCGGATCGGCGGCAGACGGGACGCGGCGACTCCGAGCGAACCACTGGACCGATCGAAGCGACGGTACAGGTAACCGAACCGCTCGGAGATACGCTGCTGTGTTACTGTCGCGCGGGCGACGACGAGTTCAAAGTCCAGACCGCGCCCCGAACCGGTCGCGCCGCGGGCGACGCCGTCACGCTCACCCTCGACGCCGACCGGCTCCACCTGTTCGATCTCGAGACCGGAAAGGCGATCTACCACTCCGACTCCGACTCCGACTCCGACACCGACCGCGAGCGTCGCGCGGCGACCCCCGAGCCGTAA
- a CDS encoding glycerophosphodiester phosphodiesterase, with amino-acid sequence MAGGVVGSASLLFATAARVRSVDVIAHRGFAAERPENTLEAVRYAVSLADGIEVDVRRCGSGELVCVHDETLERLTGGAVADRVGRLDWEELRHVSIGSSDARVPRLAEVLEAVPPDVRLNIELKERGLAPDLLGLLEDFDGAVVVSSFDPTALWQVGSLTDNVPLAYIFSEAPGRGLETAADLECVAVHPSTGLCYETDIVDRAHERGFAVNAWTVDSGLEAARLALTDVDGVFSDVSLPGL; translated from the coding sequence ATGGCCGGCGGTGTCGTCGGCAGCGCCTCGCTGCTGTTCGCCACCGCTGCCCGCGTCCGCTCGGTCGACGTCATCGCACACCGGGGGTTCGCCGCCGAGCGACCCGAGAACACCCTCGAGGCCGTCCGCTACGCCGTCTCGCTCGCCGACGGGATCGAGGTCGACGTGCGTCGCTGCGGTTCGGGCGAACTCGTCTGTGTCCACGACGAGACGCTCGAGCGGCTCACCGGCGGCGCGGTGGCCGACAGGGTCGGACGGCTCGACTGGGAGGAGCTACGGCACGTGTCGATCGGTTCGTCGGACGCTCGCGTTCCTCGACTCGCGGAGGTTCTCGAAGCGGTCCCGCCCGACGTACGGTTGAATATCGAACTGAAAGAACGTGGACTCGCCCCGGACCTGCTGGGGCTCCTCGAGGACTTCGACGGCGCGGTGGTCGTCTCGTCGTTCGATCCGACCGCGCTGTGGCAGGTGGGGTCGCTGACCGACAACGTGCCCCTCGCGTACATCTTCAGTGAGGCCCCCGGTCGTGGGCTCGAGACGGCTGCAGACCTCGAGTGTGTCGCCGTCCACCCGTCGACGGGACTGTGCTACGAGACGGATATCGTCGACCGCGCACACGAGCGGGGGTTCGCCGTGAACGCGTGGACAGTCGATTCGGGTCTCGAGGCTGCGCGGCTGGCGCTTACCGACGTCGACGGCGTCTTTTCGGACGTGTCGTTGCCGGGGCTGTAA